TCGCAAGTTCTTCTGTAACCTCTGCGATCATGTCTCCCATCTGGGGGAGCCTGGCCGACCGCTATGGTCGAAAACCCATGATGCTTAGAGCTTCTATTGCCATGACGCTGACCATGGGAGGCATTGCCTTTGTTCCATCCGTCTTTTGGCTCTTGGTCCTGCGTTTGCTCAATGGGGTCTTTTCAGGCTTTGTTCCCAATAGTACAGCCCTGATTGCCAGTCAAGTTCCCAAGGACCAATCTGGCTATGCCCTAGGGACTTTGTCGACTGGTGTCGTAGCTGGAACCTTGATGGGCCCTTTGATTGGGGGACTCATTGCTGAAAATCTGGGAATGCGCAATGTCTTTCTCTTGGTCGGCTTCTTCTTATTTTTGGTTTCCCTCTTAACCTTCTGGGGTATCGAGGAAGACTATGAGCCCCTTCCAAAAGAAGAACAAAAATCCAGCTGGGAGTTGCTCATGTCTATTCAGCAAAAAGATATCCTCTTGGGCCTCTTTTTGACCAGCATGACCATTCAAATGATCGCCCAATCTATTTCTCCAATCCTGCCTCTTTATGTGCGGGCTTTGGGACAAAGAGACAACTTGATCTTTGTATCGGGGATGATTGTTTCAGCCATGGGAGTCTCCAGTATGCTCTTTTCAGGTTGGATGGGAAAACTCGGAGACCGAATTGGGAATCACAGGCTCTTATTAATCGCCCTTCTTTATAGTGGCTGTCTCTATATCCTTTGTGCCCAAGCGCAATCACCCCTTCAGTTAGGGATTTTACGCTTCCTCTTTGGGATCGGGACAGGGGCCCTACTACCAGGAGTTTCTGCATTATTGAATCGTTTAACCCCTCCTGAAGGGATTTCTCGGATCTTTAGCTACAACCAGCTCTTTTATTATTTAGGTGGCGTGTTAGGGCCAATGATGGGATCGAGTATTTTCATGCATTTTGGCTATCATTGGGTATTTTACGGTACAGCCCTTTTGGCCTTTACCGATTTGATGTTCCTCTTATTCTTATTTAGAAAGTATTTGAAAGTGAGAGACGTACGTGCGAATTAAAGTTCAATTGACCTGCACCAGCTGTGGGAGTCAGAATTATTTGACCAGTAAAAATACCAAAACCCATCCTGAAAAGATCGAGGTCTTGAAGTATTGTCCCAAGGAAAGAAAAGTAACCTTACATATTGAATCAAAATGATTTTCATGGTATAATAGTGAGGATTTTAAGGAGTTTTGAATATGAGCGGAGCATTAACAACTATTTTACTAGTATTATCAGTATTGATTATTATCGCAATTTTTATGCAACCAACAAAAAACCAATCGAGCAACGTCTTTGACGCAAGTTCAAATGACTTGTTTGAACGTTCAAAAGCGCGCGGGTTTGAAGCCGTGATGCAGCGTTTAACAGCTATTATGATCTTCTTTTGGTTATTGATCGCGATGATCTTAATGGTACTTTCTAGTAGATAAGATAGGCTCAGACAATGTCTTTGCCTATTTTTATTTTGTAAAACAAAGACACAAGTAGATAGAAAAAAGGAGGCTGGATAACCAGCAAATAAATCAATGAAAACAAGTATTAAAGAATATTTACAAGAGCATGACAAAGCCCAGATCAATGATCTGGCAGCAGCTCTAGGAAAGGAAGGGTCTAAGGATTTCCGTGACTTGGTCAAAACCATCTCTCTGATGGAACGCCGTCATGAGTTGAAATTCGAAGATGATGGCTCTCTTCGTTTGGCTCAAAAGAAGGCCCCAGCTATTACCCTCAAGGGGATCTTTCATGCGCATAAGAATGGCTTTGGCTTTGTCAGTTTAGAAGGCGAAGAAGAAGACCTCTTTGTTGGCCGAAATGATGTCAACCACGCTATCGATGGTGACACCGTTGAGATCGTCATTACCAAGGTAGCAGACCGAAACAAGGGAACGGCAGCAGAAGCTAAGATTATTGATGTCTTGGAGCATAGCATCAAAACGGTAGTTGGACAAATCGTTCTGGATGAGGAAAAGCCTAAATATGCCGGCTACATTCGTTCGAAAAATCAAAAGATCAGCCAGCTGATCTATGTGAAGAAGCCAGCCATCCAATTGGAAGGGACCGAAATCCTCAAGGTCGAAATCGATCAATACCCAAGCCGCAAGCACAATTATTTTGTGGCGACTGTGCGGGATGTGGTCGGTCATGTAACAGATCCAGGAATCGATGTCTTGGAAGTGTTAGAATCCATGGACATTGTCTCAGAATTTCCAGAAGAAGTGCTGAAAGAGGCTGAGAATGTTCCAGATGCACCGTCTAAAAAGGATTTAGAGGGACGCTTGGATCTGCGAGAGGAGATCACCTTTACCATTGATGGGGCAGATGCCAAAGACTTGGACGATGCGGTCCATATCAAGCTACTCAAGAACGGCAACTTTGAGCTGGGTGTTCACATCGCAGATGTTTCTTATTACGTTAAGGAAGGTTCAGCACTCGACAAGGAAGCTCTGAATCGGGCAACCTCTGTCTATGTGACCGACCGAGTAGTACCCATGTTACCAGAGCGTCTCTCCAATGGGATCTGTTCTTTAAATCCGAATGTGGATCGCCTGACCCAGTCTGCCATCATGGAGATTGATCCTCATGGCAAGGTTGTCAAGCATACCATTACCCAAACAGTGATCAATACAACCTTCCGTATGACCTATAGCGACGTCAATGATATCTTAGCGGGCGACGAAGAAAAGGCTCAAACCTTTAAGAAAATTGTCCCAAGTATTCATCAAATGGCCACCTTGCATGGCATTCTAGAAAGCATGCGGATTCGCCGCGGAGCCCTCAATTTTGATACCAATGAGGCTAAAATCCTGGTCAATAAAGAAGGGAAACCGGTCGATATTGTCCTTCGCCAAAGAGGAATTGCCGAGCGCATGATTGAGTCCTTTATGTTGATTGCCAATGAAACAGTGGCGGAGCACTTTACGCGACTGAAACTACCGTTCATCTACCGAATCCATGAAGATCCAAAGGCAGAAAAAGTACAGAAGTTTATCGATTATGCTTCTAGTTTTGGAATCCAAATCTACGGAACGGCTAGTGAGATGTGTCAAGAAGCCCTACAAGAAATTATGCGCAAGGTCGAAGGGGAACCCTATGCAGATGTCCTTTCGATGATGTTGTTGCGCTCGATGCAACAGGCTCGTTACTCAGAGCACAACCATGGCCACTATGGGCTTGCTGCTGAGTATTATACCCACTTTACCAGTCCCATCCGTCGGTATCCGGACCTGATGGTTCATCGAATGGTGCGCGAATATGGAAAATCCCAAGAAGTAGCTGAACACTTTGAACAAGTCCTTCCGGACATTGCCAGCCAATCCTCTAGTCGGGAACGTCGAGCTATTGATGCGGAGCGCGAAGTAGAAGCCATGAAGAAGGCAGAATACATGGAAGACTATGTTGGGGAAGAGTACGATGCCGTGGTTTCCAGTGTGGTAAAATTTGGCCTCTTTGTGGAGTTGCCAAATACGGTTGAAGGCTTGATCCATATTACCAATCTCCCTGAATTCTACCATTTTAACGAACGAGATCTAACCCTTCGCGGGGAAAAATCCGGAGTGACCTTCCGTGTCGGTCAGCAAATCCGAATCAAGGTAGAAAGAGCCGACAAGATGACCGGAGAGATTGATTTCTCTTATATTCCAAGTGAATGGGATGTCGTCGAAAAAGGCCTCAAGTCTAAAGGACGTGACCGAGATGGCAACCGCAGGGATCGCAGACGCAAGGACAAAAAAGTTTCTAAGGGATCAACCGCTAGAAAAGATGACAAGCGGAAAGATTCTTCCTCTAAAACCAAAAAGAAAAAAGGGAAGAAACCATTTTACAAGGAAGTAGCAAAGAAAGGAGCCAAACATGGCAAAGGGCGAAGGAAAGGTAGTCGCGCAAAATAAAAAGGCGAGACATGACTACACCATCGTGGATACGATTGAAGCAGGGATGGTGCTGACGGGGACAGAGATCAAAAGTGTCCGTGCAGCACGCATTAACTTGAAAGATGGCTTTGCACAAGTAAAAAATGGCGAAGTTTGGCTTAGCAATGTCCACATTGCTCCTTACGAAGAAGGCAATATCTGGAACCAAGATCCAGACCGTCGTCGCAAGCTCCTGCTTCATAAAAAGCAAATCCAAAAGCTGGACCAAGACACCAAAGGGACCGGAATGACCTTGGTGCCTTTGAAGGTCTATCTCAAGGACGGCTATGCCAAATTACTTTTGGGGCTCGCTAAAGGGAAACATGATTATGATAAGCGTGAATCCATCAAGCGTCGGGAACAAAACCGGGATATCGCACGGGTCATGAAACAATACAATACACGTTAAAGAAAAAGGCAGTTTTGAACTTTGTTTCAGAACTGTCTTTTTCATGGTTTCTACTTGTAATCGCTTGCAAAATAATTGCTTATATTATATACTAAAATTAAGGTGTTGGTATAGTTGTTTTTCTTAGGCTTGAAAGTTTTTCTAGCCTCTTTTGTAGTCAATAAGGAGAAAGACTATGAAGAAAATCCTATTCAAACTACTGTTTGGCCTCATGCTGATCGCTCTCTTCCCTGTGCAGGTCGCACAAGCCTGTTCGGCCTTCATTGTAGGGAAGGACTTAACCACGGATGGCTCTATGCTGTACGGTCGTACAGAGGACTATCCCTATGCACCAGATGGTGGACGCCACAATCAAAACTTTGTTGTAGTTCCAGCAAAGGACTACAAGGAAGGGGATAAGATCGAAGATGAGTCCAATGGCTTTACCTATCCTCATTTGAGCCATGAAATGAAGTACACAGCGACCTATGATGCTGCGCGTGGTGATGGAAGTAACGGGAATTTCGGAGCTCATGGTTTTAATGAAGTGGGCGTGTCAATGACAGCGACAGTATCAGCGACTCCTCATGACAAGATTTTGAAAGCCGACCCTTTGGTCAAGGATGGCCTACCAGAAGCTTCCATGATCGACTTGGTCTTGCCTCGTGCAAAAACTGCTCGAGAAGGAATCGAAATTGTTGCCAAGACCTTGGATGAAAAAGGTTCTGCCGAAGGGAACATTATCGTTGTAGCAGATAAAAATGAGCTCTGGTACATGGAAATCCTCTCAGGTCATCAATATGTGGCCATTAAATTCCCACAAGACCGCTATGCGATTTTTGCCAATACCTACTATCTGGGACATGTGGATCTCAAGGACAAGGACAATGTCATTGCTTCAAAAGATGTAGAAGCAGTAGCTAAGAAAGCCGACCATTACAAGACGGATAAGGATGGCAAGTTCCATATTGCGGACTCTTATGGTCCGGATGAATACACGGAACGCAACCGCTCACGGACCTATGCAGGGATTACCCTGATGGATCCAAAAGCGGATGTCAAATATGATGATCAACACTTTGATCTGCTTCGTAAACCAACGGATCCTTCTAAAAAGTATAGTCTAGAAGATGTCTTTGCAGAACAACGGAACCGTTTTGAACACCTCAAACAATTTACAGCAGATGACTTGGCCGAACCAGGTAAAAAAGTCGATACCAAAAAATACAAGTATGCTTTAGGAAATGAAAACGTCATTGATGCCCATGTCTATCAAATCAAGAAAGACTTGCCAAGTCCATTTGGTGGAATTGTTTGGTTGGGTCTTGCCCAAAGTCGGAATACCCCATATGTCCCATTCTATGGCTTGGTCAATGACACCTACGGTGCCTTTAAAGTCCGCTCTGCTAAGTACGATCCAACTTCATGGTATTGGGCTGTTTGGCATATCGACCAAATGGTCATGAAATATCCAGATCTCTTTGGCACCAGTATCCAAGATAAGTGGAAAGAAATGGAGGCTGGCTGGATCAAGGAACAAGCTGCTTTGGATCAAAAATACAGTGGCCTCACAGATGATCAAGCCAAAGCCCTTCAAGGTGAAGTCACCAAGGAATCCATGGATCGGGCAGATATGATCTTCAAACAAATCAAGGCTACTGAAAAGGAAATGGAAGATAAGATCCGTGAAGAAAAGGGCTTGGAAGCAGACTTTGTCTATGATGGCTATAATAAAGCGAACTTAATGGCTGCTGCTGAAAAAGATCCTTCAGATAAGAAGCCAGAAACTTGTCAGGAAGCTCTTGGAGATACCCCTAAAAAGGCTAGCCAAACCCAAGATTCAAGTGTGGTCTTCTCAGTCCTTCTTGGAGTATTGGCTGTTTGTGGATTTAGTTTAGCTGGATTCTTTTATAAAAAATCAAAAAATAAAGAGGATGAATAGATCCTAACAAGGAGGTTTCGCTAGAAAGCGGAGCCTCTTTTTCCAACTTGTAAAAAGGGTCTTTTTTCTGTATGATAAGGGTACTGAAAGAAAAAGGAGAAGCAGTATGACACAAAAATTGATCGCTTACAAACGCATGCCTATCTGGACCAAGGATACCATGCCAGAAGCTCTTCAAAGAAAGCACAATACCAAGGTGGGAACCTGGGGGAAGATTACAGTTTTAAAAGGTCAGTTACGATTTATTGAATTGACCGAAGAGGGGGAAGAAATCGCGAGCCACCTCTTTGAAACAGGAGCAGAGAACCCCATGGCCGAGCCCCAGGCCTGGCATCGTGTCGAAGCGGCGACTGACGATGTGGAGTGGTACCTAGAATTTTACTGTGAGCCAAAAGACTATTTCCCCAAAAAATACAATACCAATCCTGTCCATTCAGAAGTGCTAGAAGCAGTGGGAATTGTCCCCGCTGGAAAGGCATTGGATCTAGGATGCGGGCAAGGACGCAACGCCCTCTTTTTGGCCCAACATGGCTTTGACGTGACAGCTGTGGATCAAAATGAACTGGCTCTTGATATCTTACAAAGTATTGTCGCTGAGGAAGATCTAGATATGCCAGTGGGACTCTATGATATCAATGCTGCAGCTCTTACCCAAAACTATGATTTCATCGTATCGACAGTGGTCCTCATGTTTTTAGAGGCTGATCGGATTCCAGCGATTATCCGCAATATGCAAGAGCATACCAATCCAGGTGGCTACAATCTCATTGTCTGTGCCATGGATACGGAAGATTATCCCTGCCAGATGCCCTTCTCGTTCACCTTTAAAGAAGGAGAATTGGCGGAGTATTACAAGGATTGGGAGTTGGTCAAGTACAATGAAAATCCAGGCCATCTCCATCGTCGAGATGAAAATGGCCATCGGATTCAACTTCGATTTGCAACCATGTTGGCAAAGAAAAAATAAAGAAAAAGCAGGATGTTAAGATCCTGCCTTCAGATTGAAGACAAAGTCATATAAAAAACTTTCCTTAGGTGAGTACGGACGTCAGCGAACTTCTTCGAAGTTCCAAGACTTAGTTTTGAGCCTAGGGTCTCAAAACTCCCGAGTGCCTGAAATGTTATTGTTTCAGGCACTTTTCTCACAGCGGAAAGTTTCGGTATTTTCTTGAATCGATTTAAAAATTGGAACTCATTTTTATTTTTTTTTGCAAAATCGCTTAACTTATTTTACTTTAAAGTAATTTGTCTACATTCTAAAAGTAGGATGTTAGGATCCTGCCTTTTTGCTTTCTACAAACAAGTTGGACAAGGTGATCTGAATGTTGTTTATTTGCCAAAAAGAAAAACCTTCTCCATAAAGGAAGGAAAAGGTTGGGGAATTTAGTTCCAGTTAGCAAAGTCGCAGACGCTAAGAATGATCGTCCCGATTTCGATTGGCTCTTCCTTGGCACCAGATTCTAACCAGGTCACAATCACAGATTCGATTGTAGCGATGAAAATTTCTAGCCCATACTTGTATGGAACTTGAAAGTCTGAAATGATGTGTTCTTTCGCATGGGGAGTATCGTCTAATGCATGGAGGGTAAAACTTCTTATTAGTTTACGGAAGTCTGAGCAGCAGGATTGGGACAATGCATAAATAAAATCATAATTCTCTTTAATAGCAGTCAAGACATTGAGAAAGTTTACCTTGACAGGGCTTCCTTCAACGAAGAGGCTATCCAATTCTTGCATCATGTCCATTTTCATTTGCTCAAACATATCGTATTTATCGACATAGTGCAAGTAGAAGGTCCCGCGGTTAATCCCAGCGGTTTCAGTTAATTGTCGAATAGTGATGCTTTCAAAAGGTTGTTGCAAGAGGAGTTTTGAGAGCGCATTTCGTAAGTCTGACTTGGTTGTTGTTTGTCTTTGGCGTACCATATGTTCCTTTCTGTAGTTGTATCAATCTGTTTATATTTATTTGACGTTAAAATAATTTATATGTTAAATAATTTTACGGCACTAACAAATAGCATTATACTCCAAAAGAATAAATTAGACAACAATTCTAATTTTTGTACAGATAACGGAAAGTGTACAAAAATTTTACAAGTTTATGAATGACGGGCACTGACAAGATTTTGTGAAAATCTCACAATAATTAGTGATTTAAAATAATTCCCTCCTAAAAAAATGGTCAGGAAATTTTTAGGAAATGGAGGAGCAAGATGGAAAAGGGAGTGTAATAAACCAAAAGAGGCTGGGACAAAAGTCCTAGTCTCTCAATTATTTTTGGATTGTCGAGCAAGATGCAGTGGTTGAGTGGGCTCTACTACGCTGATTTCATCAGCTTTTACAGCCCTACTCAACTGTGCGGAGGTGGGACGACGAAATCGAATTCTAACGAATTACCGATTTCTGTCCCACTCTCTCTTTATTTGATAAAAGTTGTCACGATCAAATTGAAATTTAAGATGGTTAAGACAATCGCAACGAGATAGCCTAAGAACGTATTCCATTTCGCATTGACATGTTCTCCCATGATTTCCTTGTTGGAGGTGAAATAAACCAGAGGGAAGATGGAGAAAGGAAGGGCCACTGATAGGAAGACTTGAGAATATACCAGAAGGTCATCGAGGACATGTTCTTGGTCACCGAATAAAATTGCGACAATGATAACGGGAAGGAGGGCAATGATCCGAGTCATGAGACGCACCACCCATTGTGGTAGTCTAAATCGCAAGAAACCTTCCATAACGATTTGACCGGTTAGGGTCCCAGTAATGGTTGAATTTTGACCACTAGCTAACAAAGCGATGGCAAAGAGAGTGGACAAGAAAGGACTTGCGATGGCACCAGCAATATGGTTATCTTTGAGGGCATTGTACATGCTAGAGAAAGCACCAATCTTATCTCCGTGCCCGAAGAAGAGGGCCGCTCCAAGAATCAAGAGGAGGGAGTTGACGACAAAAGCCAAACTCAATTCAATATTTGAATCCCAGGTCATAAAGCGCACTGCCCGTTTGATATCTGCTGGATCCTTATAATCAACTTTTCGCGTTTGCGAAATGGAAGAGTGGAGGTAGAGGTTGTGGGGCATCACCGTTGCTCCGATGATTCCAAGTGCCAAGGTCAGGGCTTCATTTCCTTTTGGAAGCCCAATTCCCAGCACCTCTTTTTGAGGGAGGAAGCCAGCGAAGATTCCCCCGATATCTGGCTTCGAAAGAAAGACGAGATAACCAAAAATCGCAAGGATTGTGAGGATCAGGGTTGATACGATGGCCTCGATCTTTCGGAATCCTAGATGCATAAGGCCCAATAAGAGGAAAACATCAAAGATGGTGATCAGAATGGAAAAGAGCAAAGGCCAACCAAAGAGGAGGTGGAGGGCAATCCCTGAGCCGATGACTTCCGCTAAATCTGTCGCCATCAAGGCAAGTTCGATCACAATCCAAAGGGTATAGCGAAGCCATTTTGGCAAGTGATGGGCGGTTGTTTGGGCCAGGTCCTTACGATGGACAATCCCTAATTTCCCAGCCATTTGTTGCAACTGCATGGCGATTAAAGAGGAGAGAAGAACCACTGATAAGAGGAGGTAGCGGTATTGTGCCCCTCCGACCACACTGGTAATCCAGTTTCCCGGGTCCATATAGCCGACAGCTACCAGACTTCCTGGTCCTGAAAAGAGTAGAAGAGTCTTCCAAAAGGGGATGCCTTTTGGCACGTCAATAGACTGGTTGATTTCTTGAAGAGATTTCCTTTCAAACTGTTGTAAACTCATGATGAGCCTTCTTTCTAAGAATAAATCAAATTTCTCTCTAATTATAGCATAAAATTTATAATAGTTCATGATAATGAGGAAGAATCACTATTGGTGATGCCTCGATTTCTTTGTAATCTATACGAAAAGGACTATAATATAGATAGGAAATAGGAGGGAGGAGAGAAAAAATGGCCTACATCGAAATGCAGCACTGTTACAAGCGATACACTAGTGGAGAAACGGAGATTCTCGCTAATCAGGATGTTTCTTTTGAGATTGAAAAAGGCGAATTGGTCATTATTTTAGGGGCGTCAGGAGCTGGAAAATCAACAGTTCTCAATATCTTAGGAGGGATGGACACGAATGACGAAGGACAGGTCCTGATTGATGGGGTGGATATTTCTAAGCTCAATTCCCATCAACGAACGGATTATCGACGAGATGACGTTGGCTTTGTCTTTCAATTTTATAATTTAGTAGCCAATCTGACAGCCAAGGAAAATGTCGAATTGGCTTCAGAAATCGTCTCTGATGCCTTGGATCCGGAAGCCGTTTTAAGAGAAGTAGGACTTGGCAATCGTCTTGATAATTTTCCTGCACAATTGTCAGGTGGAGAGCAACAACGGGTGGCGATTGCTCGGGCAGTGGCGAAAAACCCTAAAATTCTCCTTTGCGATGAGCCTACAGGAGCCTTAGACTACCAGACAGGTAAGCAAGTATTGGGGATTTTACAGGCCATGTCTCGTAAAAAGGGAGCGACGGTCATCATCGTAACCCATAATGCTGCTTTAGCCCTGATTGCAGACCGTGTGATTCGCATGCATGATGCCAAGGTCAAGTCGGTAGAAATCAATGAGCTTCCTCAAGATATTGCTACACTAGAGTATTAGAAGAGGTGCTAGCATGAAACGAAAAGTCTATTGGAAGGATCTGTTTGGTTCTTTTACACATTCAAAAGGACGTTTTCTCTCCATCTTAACCTTGATGTTGTTGGGAAGCTTGGCCTTGGTAGGCTTAAAGGTGACTACTCCAAATATGCATCGAACGGCTAACCAGTTTATTCAGCAACAAAAGATGCTAGATCTTGCTGTCATGGGGGACTTGGGATTAGACCAGGTAGACCAAGAGGAGCTTTTAGGACTCAAAGGGACGCGTGTCGAATTTGGTTCACTGCTGGATCTGACGTTGAAAGGAACAGGAAAGGCAATCCGACTTTTTTCTCCCCCAAAGAGTCTCTCTTCTTTTCGTGTGACCAAGGGGCGTCTGCCTCAAAAAGAAGGGGAATTGGCCCTAGCGAGTTTTTGGGAGGATCGTTATCGATTAGGGGATACCCTCACACTTGAAGAAAAGGCGGGAACTAGGTCTAGTTTAAAGCAAAAGCAATTCACCATTGTTGGCTTTGTTCAATCCTCTGAGATGTGGTCTCAAAAGAATTTAGGCACTGCCATGAGTGGCAGTGGGAATCTGGATGCCTATGCTCTGGTTTCAAAAGAGGTCTTTACGACTAAACTCCCTGTGATGGCGCGGATCCAGTTTGATGATCTGAGATCTTTGGATTCTTTTTCGCAAGCCTACCAAAAACGGCTCGAAGCTCACCAAGAAGAGTTAGAAAAACTTCTGAAAGACAATGGAAAGGCTCGCTATCAAAGACTCAAGAAGGAGGCGGATGGGCAGATCCAAAAAGGCCAGAAAGAACTCAGTCGTGCCAAGGAAACCCTCCAGTCAGCCAAGAATCAGATCGATCAGGCTCAAAAGCAATTAGACTTGCAGGAGACGCAACTCAGTAAACTAGCTCCATTTCTGCCAGCTAAAGAGCATCTAGCCAGTCAAGAAAAAATCCATCAAGCTAAAGAACAACTGGATCAGAAAAAGAAGGACTGGACCGAAGGTGAAACGGAGCTTGCAAAAAAAGAGGAGGAGCTAAAAAAAGCCCAAACCGAGCGAGATCAGCTGGAAATTCCAACTTATCATGTCTATGACCGCAAGACCATGCCAGGCGGACAAGGTTACCTGATGTATAGCAATGCTAGTAGCAGTATCTCTGCTGTCGGAAATATTTTTCCGGTCGTTCTTTATCTGGTAGCAGCCATGGTAACCTTCACCACGATGACGCGCTTTGTCGATGAAGAGCGGACCAATGCAGGCGTTTTTAAGGCGTTGGGCTATCGAACCAAGGACATCATTCTCAAATTTGTCCTCTATGGATTCTTTGCTGGTACGATTGGAACCCTTCTAGGAACCTTGTTGGGGCATTATTTCCTATCGGGAATCATCTCCAACATTATTACGCAAGGGATGGTTATAGGAGAGAGCAGAGAGTATTTTTATAGGGATATAACTCTGATTGCTCTCGGACTATCTTTCATCGCGAGTGTGCTTCCAGCTTACTGGGTTGCTCGTAAGGAATTAAAAGAAGAAGCCAATCTTTTATTACTGCCCAAACCACCAGTATCTGGTTCGAAAATTTTTCTGGAGCGTATCCATTTTATTTGGAAACGTCTGAATTTCACGCACAAGGTTACTGCTCGTAATCTCTTTCGTTACAAACAAAGGATGATGATGACTATTTTTGGAGTGGCGGGTTCTGTTGCTCTTCTCTTTGCAGGGCTAGGGATTCAATCTTCTGTAGGAAGTGTTTCCAAACGCCAATTTCAAGAGATCCTATCTTATGAGTTGATTGTAGCCAAAAAAACGAATGCCTCCTACCAAGAAAGCAAAGAACTAACCAATCGTCTGGCAAAATCAGACATCAAGGATTATCGAGCTATCTATAGTAAGGTCATTGAAGCTTCTTTAAAAAATGGACACGACAAACAGACCGTTACGATGTTGGTTACGGATCGTGCAGATTTTTCTCCCTTTGTCAGCCTGCGTTCTTTCAAGCAAGGGGAGTCCTTGTCTCTAAAGAAAGGGGTTATCATCAGTAGCAAACTGGCACAACTAGCCCAGATTACAGTTGGGGATCGACTGACCCTAGATGGCCACTCTTTTAAGGTGGCAGGAATCACTGAAAATTATGTCGGCCATTTTATCTATATGGATCAGGCAAGTTACCAAAAAATCTACGGAGAGCGGACTTCAGAAAACAGCTATTTGGTACAGCTGCGAAATTCATCCACACAACAAGTGCAAGCAGTTAGTCGGGACATGATGGCTCTTGCAGCTGTGAAGGCAGTCAGTCAAAATGCTTCGATGATTTCCCTCTTTAACTCAGTTGCCAAATCGTTGGACACCACCATGATGATTCTAGTAGTTGTATCGGTTTTGTTAGCTATCGTGATCTTGTATAATTTAACCAATATCAATGTGGCAGAACGGATCCGTGAATTATCGACCATCAAGGTCTTGGGATTCCATAATAAGGAAGTGACACTCTATATTTACCGCGAAACCATCTTATTGTCTATCATAGGGATCCTCATGGGGTTAGTGGGGGGCTATTATCTTCATCAATTTCTTATTGCCATGATTGCACCAGATGCCATTCTCTTTTACCCCAAAGTAGGACTTGGTGTTTTCCTCTTCCCTGTAGGGGGACTGATCCTTCTTTTGGTCCTGTTAGGAATTTATGTTGACCATTATCTCCGAAAAGTAGACATGCTCGAAGCCCTCAAATCAGTAGACTAAGATACAAAGCCGTTAAGCAACTCAAAGGAAAATAGGAAATCCCACGACGAAGCGTCCGCTTCTAGTTGGATTTATCTTTTTCCAAAGAGTTGTAGGCGTGTTCGTTTATAAGATACAAAGCCCGTAGCTGATAGCGACAAAATGAGTCCTCTAACCTTATTTTTCATTTCACCAGCAACGAATGTTTATAAAACTTTCACCTCAGGGTGGAAGTTTTTCTTCTCTTTGTTATAA
The Streptococcus parasanguinis genome window above contains:
- the tehB gene encoding SAM-dependent methyltransferase TehB; the protein is MTQKLIAYKRMPIWTKDTMPEALQRKHNTKVGTWGKITVLKGQLRFIELTEEGEEIASHLFETGAENPMAEPQAWHRVEAATDDVEWYLEFYCEPKDYFPKKYNTNPVHSEVLEAVGIVPAGKALDLGCGQGRNALFLAQHGFDVTAVDQNELALDILQSIVAEEDLDMPVGLYDINAAALTQNYDFIVSTVVLMFLEADRIPAIIRNMQEHTNPGGYNLIVCAMDTEDYPCQMPFSFTFKEGELAEYYKDWELVKYNENPGHLHRRDENGHRIQLRFATMLAKKK
- a CDS encoding C69 family dipeptidase → MKKILFKLLFGLMLIALFPVQVAQACSAFIVGKDLTTDGSMLYGRTEDYPYAPDGGRHNQNFVVVPAKDYKEGDKIEDESNGFTYPHLSHEMKYTATYDAARGDGSNGNFGAHGFNEVGVSMTATVSATPHDKILKADPLVKDGLPEASMIDLVLPRAKTAREGIEIVAKTLDEKGSAEGNIIVVADKNELWYMEILSGHQYVAIKFPQDRYAIFANTYYLGHVDLKDKDNVIASKDVEAVAKKADHYKTDKDGKFHIADSYGPDEYTERNRSRTYAGITLMDPKADVKYDDQHFDLLRKPTDPSKKYSLEDVFAEQRNRFEHLKQFTADDLAEPGKKVDTKKYKYALGNENVIDAHVYQIKKDLPSPFGGIVWLGLAQSRNTPYVPFYGLVNDTYGAFKVRSAKYDPTSWYWAVWHIDQMVMKYPDLFGTSIQDKWKEMEAGWIKEQAALDQKYSGLTDDQAKALQGEVTKESMDRADMIFKQIKATEKEMEDKIREEKGLEADFVYDGYNKANLMAAAEKDPSDKKPETCQEALGDTPKKASQTQDSSVVFSVLLGVLAVCGFSLAGFFYKKSKNKEDE
- a CDS encoding Nramp family divalent metal transporter, with amino-acid sequence MSLQQFERKSLQEINQSIDVPKGIPFWKTLLLFSGPGSLVAVGYMDPGNWITSVVGGAQYRYLLLSVVLLSSLIAMQLQQMAGKLGIVHRKDLAQTTAHHLPKWLRYTLWIVIELALMATDLAEVIGSGIALHLLFGWPLLFSILITIFDVFLLLGLMHLGFRKIEAIVSTLILTILAIFGYLVFLSKPDIGGIFAGFLPQKEVLGIGLPKGNEALTLALGIIGATVMPHNLYLHSSISQTRKVDYKDPADIKRAVRFMTWDSNIELSLAFVVNSLLLILGAALFFGHGDKIGAFSSMYNALKDNHIAGAIASPFLSTLFAIALLASGQNSTITGTLTGQIVMEGFLRFRLPQWVVRLMTRIIALLPVIIVAILFGDQEHVLDDLLVYSQVFLSVALPFSIFPLVYFTSNKEIMGEHVNAKWNTFLGYLVAIVLTILNFNLIVTTFIK
- a CDS encoding ABC transporter ATP-binding protein, with the protein product MAYIEMQHCYKRYTSGETEILANQDVSFEIEKGELVIILGASGAGKSTVLNILGGMDTNDEGQVLIDGVDISKLNSHQRTDYRRDDVGFVFQFYNLVANLTAKENVELASEIVSDALDPEAVLREVGLGNRLDNFPAQLSGGEQQRVAIARAVAKNPKILLCDEPTGALDYQTGKQVLGILQAMSRKKGATVIIVTHNAALALIADRVIRMHDAKVKSVEINELPQDIATLEY
- a CDS encoding TetR/AcrR family transcriptional regulator — encoded protein: MVRQRQTTTKSDLRNALSKLLLQQPFESITIRQLTETAGINRGTFYLHYVDKYDMFEQMKMDMMQELDSLFVEGSPVKVNFLNVLTAIKENYDFIYALSQSCCSDFRKLIRSFTLHALDDTPHAKEHIISDFQVPYKYGLEIFIATIESVIVTWLESGAKEEPIEIGTIILSVCDFANWN